The Roseococcus microcysteis genome contains a region encoding:
- a CDS encoding class I SAM-dependent methyltransferase, whose product MADDASAPLAALPPLPHELAQHWRDLLGTEPPRDLASLVEALPEALTLATPVLPPTLREELARHHAYLLAHEAFQAHARGTSLPDTPGVLADFLRNTASVLRDAAALTGPALRAGVPPSVLALIEAAESQLEGWCYREKSLFIARLVLEERPLVCVEVGVYGGRSLIPCAAALRHLGQGRIWGVEGWSGTLAVRDRGTKDNDDWWAGLDFAPIKRGFLRFLAEHDLVREVGILEAPSTEVATLFPSIDYLHIDGSHARLAAAEDVLRYGRRVRPGGIILFDDAQWKTTTAARELLDEMAECVDLLHQPEAPGNICAVYRRHAR is encoded by the coding sequence ATGGCCGACGACGCGAGCGCGCCCCTCGCCGCCCTCCCTCCGCTGCCCCATGAGCTGGCGCAGCATTGGCGGGACCTGCTGGGCACCGAGCCCCCCCGGGATCTCGCTTCGCTGGTCGAGGCGCTGCCGGAGGCCCTCACACTCGCCACCCCGGTGCTGCCGCCCACCCTGCGCGAGGAGCTGGCGCGCCACCACGCCTATCTCCTGGCGCACGAGGCCTTCCAGGCCCATGCGCGGGGGACGTCGCTGCCCGACACGCCAGGCGTGCTGGCGGACTTCCTGCGCAACACCGCCTCCGTCCTGCGCGACGCCGCGGCGTTGACCGGCCCTGCGCTGCGGGCCGGCGTTCCTCCCTCGGTGCTGGCCCTCATCGAGGCCGCGGAGAGTCAGCTGGAAGGCTGGTGCTACCGCGAGAAATCCCTCTTCATCGCGCGGCTGGTGCTGGAGGAACGGCCCCTCGTCTGCGTCGAGGTGGGCGTCTATGGCGGGCGCTCCCTCATCCCTTGCGCCGCGGCACTGCGGCATCTGGGCCAGGGGCGAATCTGGGGCGTGGAGGGCTGGTCCGGCACGCTCGCGGTGCGCGACCGCGGCACGAAGGACAATGACGACTGGTGGGCCGGCCTCGATTTCGCGCCGATCAAGCGCGGCTTCCTGCGGTTCCTGGCCGAGCACGACCTGGTGCGCGAGGTGGGCATCCTGGAAGCGCCCTCGACCGAGGTGGCGACGCTCTTTCCCAGCATCGACTACCTGCACATCGATGGCTCCCACGCGCGGCTCGCCGCCGCCGAGGATGTGCTGCGCTATGGGCGCCGCGTGCGGCCGGGCGGCATCATCCTGTTCGACGACGCGCAATGGAAGACCACCACCGCCGCCCGAGAGCTGCTGGATGAGATGGCCGAATGCGTGGACCTCCTCCACCAGCCCGAGGCGCCCGGCAACATCTGTGCCGTGTATCGCCGCCATGCCCGCTGA
- a CDS encoding ABC transporter permease, producing MLRFTVTRLLRAVITIVMVVTFAFVVLRLSGDPAQIIMGADAPPEAVDAFRTAWGLDEPIWVQYISYFGAIFSGDLGRSMRDGREAIVLVLERIPATLALTVPALVIKLALGIPAGILAALYRNSALDRAVMMFAVAGFTIPSFVLGLLLVLVFAVQLGWLPSGGQESWRHAILPVITLGIGGAAALARFTRSAMLEVLGQPYIRTASAKGVAWRRVVANHALPNAAIPTVTIIGFMFGSLIAGAVVVESVFSWPGVGRLLVTAVSNRDLAVVQCILLLVAMTMITANLVVDLLYGVLDPRLRGGGRKAEA from the coding sequence ATGCTGCGCTTCACCGTCACGCGCCTGCTGCGCGCGGTCATCACCATCGTGATGGTCGTCACCTTCGCCTTCGTGGTGCTGCGCCTTTCGGGCGACCCCGCGCAGATCATCATGGGGGCCGACGCTCCGCCCGAGGCGGTGGACGCCTTCCGCACCGCCTGGGGCCTCGATGAGCCGATCTGGGTGCAATACATCTCTTATTTCGGCGCCATCTTCTCGGGCGATCTGGGGCGCTCCATGCGCGACGGGCGCGAGGCCATCGTGCTGGTGCTGGAACGCATTCCGGCCACGCTGGCGCTGACCGTGCCGGCGCTGGTCATCAAGCTCGCACTCGGCATCCCGGCGGGCATCCTGGCCGCGCTTTATCGCAACTCGGCGCTCGACCGGGCGGTGATGATGTTCGCGGTGGCGGGCTTCACCATCCCCTCCTTCGTGCTGGGCTTGCTGCTGGTGCTGGTCTTCGCGGTGCAGCTGGGGTGGCTGCCCTCGGGCGGGCAGGAGAGCTGGCGCCACGCCATCCTGCCGGTGATCACGCTGGGCATCGGCGGTGCGGCCGCACTCGCCCGCTTCACCCGCAGCGCCATGCTGGAGGTGCTGGGCCAGCCCTATATCCGCACCGCCTCGGCCAAGGGCGTGGCCTGGCGGCGGGTCGTCGCCAACCATGCGCTGCCCAATGCCGCCATCCCGACCGTCACCATCATCGGCTTCATGTTCGGCTCGCTGATCGCGGGCGCCGTGGTGGTGGAGAGCGTCTTCTCCTGGCCCGGCGTGGGCCGCCTGCTGGTGACGGCCGTCTCCAACCGTGACCTCGCGGTGGTGCAGTGCATCCTGCTGCTGGTGGCCATGACCATGATCACCGCCAATCTGGTGGTGGACCTGCTCTATGGCGTGCTCGACCCGCGGCTGCGCGGCGGCGGACGCAAGGCGGAGGCCTGA
- a CDS encoding FkbM family methyltransferase gives MEHPLPEGVPEAIAARFLVRHDDVFLLSGPEVSASGLDLTGVTHEPGCHPLLMELAWNGLGEEERPSASVTFHAISAARRARGDVVDLSITLRRTGTAAKNGHLILRLPFLPEAVEDPRFGTVAALSLKCGRIAVVEGLALGIAEGQDFLFAGHMPVRAVSHLSVASRIAARPQSPSLQLVAVIKPFEGEVTLRFARGFAGQDYAPYSFNPYYEKLAALTGPPDLGRTREARAEFLRMAEAAMAQHDYRGGQCFLKPCFVERGMDPRFPMLIGTPNSLSWYAQSTQHHGGFYVTEGYARPGETILDCGAHAGEIAMLFAKTTGPSGRVIAFDPFPQNYLQVEAQAILNDTPWLTSTRTGVGVKRETVMTELEVQMTSGNKPINRAASAFPLAIEPLDDYLDARPSFLKLDVEGAEAGALMGAQRMLRECRPRIFIEVHPQFLPQFGQSAADLFAAIPRDIYHVQYNVPGAPPGWHDYGPEAPAQFDGKPGGLVRAFPR, from the coding sequence ATGGAACATCCCCTTCCCGAAGGCGTGCCGGAGGCCATCGCCGCCCGCTTCCTGGTCCGGCATGACGACGTCTTCCTGCTGAGCGGCCCGGAAGTGAGCGCGAGCGGCCTCGACCTCACGGGTGTCACGCATGAGCCGGGCTGCCACCCGCTGCTGATGGAACTCGCCTGGAACGGGCTGGGCGAGGAGGAGCGTCCCTCGGCCAGCGTCACCTTCCACGCGATCTCGGCCGCGCGGCGTGCGCGGGGGGATGTGGTGGACCTCTCCATCACGCTGCGCCGGACGGGGACGGCCGCGAAGAACGGCCATCTCATCCTGCGCCTGCCCTTCCTGCCCGAGGCGGTGGAGGACCCGCGCTTCGGCACCGTCGCCGCACTCTCGCTCAAATGCGGGCGCATCGCGGTGGTGGAGGGGCTGGCGCTGGGCATCGCCGAAGGGCAGGACTTCCTCTTCGCGGGCCATATGCCGGTGCGGGCCGTGAGCCACCTTTCCGTGGCCTCGCGCATCGCGGCCCGGCCGCAATCGCCTTCCTTGCAGCTGGTCGCGGTGATCAAGCCCTTCGAGGGCGAGGTCACGCTGCGCTTCGCCCGCGGCTTCGCCGGGCAGGACTACGCCCCCTACAGCTTCAACCCCTATTACGAGAAGCTGGCGGCGCTGACCGGCCCGCCCGATCTCGGCCGGACGCGCGAGGCGCGGGCCGAATTCCTGCGCATGGCCGAGGCCGCCATGGCGCAGCATGACTACCGGGGCGGGCAATGCTTCCTCAAGCCCTGCTTCGTGGAGCGTGGGATGGACCCGCGCTTTCCCATGCTGATCGGCACGCCCAACTCGCTCTCCTGGTATGCGCAGAGCACCCAGCATCACGGCGGCTTCTATGTGACCGAGGGCTATGCGCGGCCGGGAGAGACCATCCTCGACTGCGGCGCCCATGCGGGCGAGATCGCGATGCTCTTCGCCAAGACCACCGGCCCCAGCGGCCGCGTGATCGCCTTCGACCCCTTCCCGCAGAACTACCTGCAGGTGGAGGCCCAGGCCATCCTGAACGACACGCCCTGGCTCACCTCCACGCGCACCGGCGTGGGCGTGAAGCGCGAGACGGTGATGACCGAGCTGGAAGTGCAGATGACCAGCGGCAACAAGCCCATCAACCGCGCCGCCAGCGCCTTCCCGCTCGCGATCGAACCGCTGGACGACTACCTGGACGCGCGCCCCTCCTTCCTCAAGCTCGACGTGGAGGGCGCCGAGGCGGGCGCGCTGATGGGCGCGCAGCGGATGCTGCGCGAATGCCGGCCACGCATCTTCATCGAGGTCCACCCGCAATTCCTGCCGCAGTTCGGCCAGAGCGCGGCCGACCTCTTCGCCGCCATCCCACGCGACATCTACCACGTGCAGTACAACGTCCCTGGCGCCCCGCCAGGCTGGCACGATTACGGCCCCGAGGCGCCGGCACAGTTCGATGGCAAGCCGGGCGGCCTGGTGCGGGCCTTCCCCAGATGA
- a CDS encoding glycosyltransferase family 4 protein, with translation MSSVDGILTALPQQVSLLAPETLPPVLRPPVNPGSPPVVWLDVSRLLWRVFRGNLTGIDRVELAYAEHLLDAEGEVETHLVGFDYRGGFRLLPSARARRLVRAVRPALAAGRLSELRRQAVGLLTAGVTGVLPHPSARGRAAIYLNVSHHPLHHGGAIARLLRRTGARFVPLVHDLIPLDWPEFSPPAEVARHRRRLDTVNALADAVLTNSAATAAVLRPRLRPGLPVVAAPLGVTPVMPASGAAGLAQGRPYFLAVGTIEPRKNHLLLLHAWRRMAATGRGPTPLLLLVGRRGWENEQVLDVLERGPLAGREVRELGGLNDGELAGLMLGARALLMPSFTEGFGLPVAEALAQGVPVIASAIPAHQEVGAGVPEFLDPGDLPAWQAMIENYAAPCSPFREAQMLRLRGWAAPRWETHMRTALTLLREVAEEGPRLSAPSAPGLHLHGVS, from the coding sequence GTGAGCTCCGTTGACGGAATATTAACCGCACTGCCGCAGCAAGTGTCGCTGCTGGCGCCGGAGACATTGCCGCCGGTTCTCCGACCTCCGGTAAACCCAGGATCGCCCCCGGTCGTCTGGCTCGACGTCTCCCGGCTTCTCTGGCGCGTTTTTCGTGGGAATCTCACGGGTATCGACCGGGTCGAACTCGCCTATGCCGAGCATCTGCTGGATGCGGAAGGCGAGGTGGAGACGCATCTCGTGGGCTTCGACTATCGGGGTGGGTTTCGCCTCCTCCCGAGCGCCCGGGCCAGGCGTCTGGTTCGCGCCGTCCGCCCCGCCCTCGCCGCCGGCCGCCTGTCAGAACTGCGCCGCCAGGCTGTTGGGCTGCTGACCGCGGGTGTGACAGGCGTGCTGCCGCATCCTTCGGCCCGGGGGCGGGCCGCCATCTACCTGAACGTCTCGCACCATCCATTGCACCATGGCGGGGCCATCGCACGGCTGCTGCGCCGGACGGGTGCGCGCTTCGTGCCCCTGGTGCATGACCTGATCCCGCTGGACTGGCCCGAATTCTCCCCGCCCGCCGAAGTGGCGCGCCATCGCCGCCGCCTGGACACCGTGAACGCCCTCGCCGATGCGGTGCTGACCAATTCCGCCGCCACCGCGGCCGTGCTGCGTCCGCGGCTGCGGCCTGGCCTGCCCGTCGTCGCGGCCCCACTCGGCGTGACGCCGGTCATGCCCGCGTCTGGCGCGGCGGGGCTGGCGCAGGGGCGGCCCTACTTCCTGGCGGTCGGCACCATCGAGCCGCGCAAGAACCATCTGCTTCTGCTCCATGCCTGGCGTCGCATGGCGGCGACGGGGCGCGGGCCCACGCCGCTGCTGCTGCTGGTGGGGCGGCGCGGCTGGGAGAACGAACAGGTGCTCGACGTGCTGGAACGCGGTCCGCTCGCGGGCCGTGAGGTGCGCGAACTGGGCGGGTTGAACGATGGCGAACTGGCTGGGCTGATGCTGGGCGCGCGCGCCCTCCTGATGCCGAGCTTCACCGAGGGTTTCGGCCTTCCCGTGGCCGAGGCGCTGGCGCAGGGCGTGCCCGTGATCGCGAGCGCCATTCCCGCGCACCAGGAGGTGGGCGCGGGCGTGCCCGAGTTTCTCGACCCTGGCGACCTGCCGGCCTGGCAGGCGATGATCGAGAACTACGCCGCCCCCTGCAGCCCCTTCCGCGAGGCGCAAATGCTGCGGCTGCGCGGTTGGGCGGCACCGCGCTGGGAGACGCATATGCGCACAGCCCTCACACTCCTGCGCGAGGTGGCCGAGGAAGGGCCGCGACTCTCCGCGCCATCGGCACCGGGCCTGCACTTGCACGGCGTCAGCTAG
- a CDS encoding isocitrate lyase/PEP mutase family protein produces the protein MRLGTAESQRPTTRLRALMQSNKPLVVPGCYNALSARVLEHAGFPAVYMSGYGTSLSLLGLPDAGLATLTEMVFNAKCIAGAVRVPVIADADTGHGNAINVIRTVEEFLRAGVAGIHLEDQVAPKRCGHVAGREVLPREEAIQKIRAAAATRDALDPDFVLIARTDARGAHGGSLEEAIWRANAFLDAGADMAFVEGPANVEEVAQVGREVKGPVFYNMTGISPRLSEADMARMGIGVCILPGAAMRTTIMAVHDFAMSIREHGTMAEAALDARFKQHPMGNLHGFAGFDRIRELEGQFLPAEAAEKYEGTLGHMPETKA, from the coding sequence ATGCGCCTCGGCACCGCCGAATCCCAACGCCCCACCACGCGCCTGCGGGCGCTGATGCAGTCCAACAAGCCGCTCGTCGTGCCGGGCTGTTACAACGCGCTCTCGGCGCGTGTGCTGGAGCATGCGGGTTTCCCGGCCGTCTACATGTCGGGCTATGGCACCTCACTCTCGCTGCTGGGCCTGCCCGATGCGGGCCTGGCCACACTGACCGAGATGGTCTTCAACGCGAAGTGCATCGCGGGCGCGGTGCGGGTGCCCGTGATCGCCGATGCCGATACGGGCCATGGCAATGCCATCAACGTGATCCGCACGGTGGAGGAGTTCCTGCGCGCGGGTGTCGCCGGCATCCATCTCGAAGACCAGGTGGCGCCCAAGCGCTGCGGCCATGTGGCCGGGCGCGAGGTGCTGCCGCGCGAGGAGGCCATCCAGAAGATCCGCGCCGCCGCGGCCACGCGCGATGCGCTGGACCCGGACTTCGTGCTGATCGCCCGCACCGATGCGCGCGGCGCCCATGGAGGTTCATTGGAGGAGGCCATCTGGCGCGCCAATGCCTTTCTGGACGCCGGCGCCGACATGGCCTTCGTGGAAGGCCCCGCCAATGTCGAGGAGGTGGCGCAGGTGGGCCGTGAGGTGAAGGGGCCCGTCTTCTACAACATGACCGGCATCTCGCCGCGCCTCTCGGAGGCGGACATGGCGCGCATGGGTATTGGCGTCTGCATCCTGCCGGGTGCCGCGATGCGCACCACCATCATGGCCGTGCACGACTTCGCCATGAGCATCCGCGAACACGGCACCATGGCCGAGGCCGCGCTGGACGCCCGCTTCAAGCAGCACCCCATGGGCAATCTGCACGGCTTCGCGGGGTTCGACCGCATCCGCGAGCTGGAAGGTCAGTTCCTGCCCGCCGAGGCCGCGGAGAAATACGAGGGCACGCTGGGCCACATGCCCGAGACGAAGGCCTGA
- a CDS encoding ABC transporter permease, with the protein MPEAPMTDVALGAPPARKRELPPALVTFGLFWVGLMLVVALLADFISPYAYTALDLRNRLAPPVFAGGTWLHPLGTDELGRDVLSRLIYSIRTSLIIAFGATIVGAVLGTTLGFLAAHFRGVVENFVMALVDFSASIPFLILALAVLAFFGNSMLLFVLLLGLHAWERYARIARGLAISASAQGYAGAVRQLGARPLRVYGRHILPNIASTLIVSMTLAFPEVILLESGLSFLGLGVQPPATSLGNMVGFGREYLTRAPWILLAPAVVIVLTTLSVSLIGDWLRDRLDPTLR; encoded by the coding sequence ATGCCCGAAGCCCCCATGACCGATGTGGCACTCGGCGCGCCGCCCGCCCGCAAGCGCGAATTGCCGCCAGCCCTCGTCACCTTCGGCCTGTTCTGGGTCGGGCTGATGCTGGTGGTGGCGCTGCTGGCCGACTTCATCAGCCCCTACGCCTACACGGCGCTCGATCTTCGCAACCGCCTGGCGCCCCCTGTCTTTGCGGGCGGCACCTGGCTGCACCCGCTGGGCACGGATGAGCTGGGGCGTGATGTGCTCTCGCGGCTGATCTACTCCATCCGCACCAGCCTCATCATCGCCTTCGGCGCCACCATCGTGGGCGCGGTGCTGGGCACCACGCTGGGCTTCCTCGCCGCGCATTTCCGCGGGGTGGTGGAGAATTTCGTGATGGCGCTGGTGGATTTCTCCGCCTCCATCCCCTTCCTGATCCTCGCTCTCGCGGTGCTGGCCTTCTTCGGCAATTCCATGCTGCTCTTCGTCCTCCTGCTGGGGCTGCATGCATGGGAGCGCTATGCGCGCATCGCGCGCGGGCTTGCCATCTCGGCCTCGGCGCAGGGCTATGCGGGGGCGGTGCGGCAATTGGGCGCGCGGCCGCTGCGTGTCTATGGGCGGCACATCCTGCCCAACATCGCCTCCACGCTGATCGTCTCCATGACGCTGGCCTTCCCCGAGGTGATCCTGCTGGAGAGCGGCCTCTCCTTCCTCGGTCTGGGCGTGCAGCCGCCGGCCACCTCGCTCGGCAACATGGTGGGGTTCGGACGGGAGTATCTGACGCGCGCGCCCTGGATCCTGCTGGCGCCGGCCGTCGTCATCGTGTTGACCACGCTCTCCGTCTCCCTGATCGGGGATTGGCTGCGCGACCGGCTGGACCCCACACTGCGCTGA
- a CDS encoding alkaline phosphatase family protein, giving the protein MKRCLMVALDGLRPDMVNAANTPNLAALATRGTRFANSRSVFPSETRVATPSLITGCRPGGHGMVANTLFDASVAPDRLLRTKLVEDVLAMAAGGETPLQRPSLGERLARQGKSFALVSAGTAGAARLLHPAAERLGSFRWNVEDMEGATAAEVRDALGATPPHGTPNTARVEFAGRVLLEHVLPRHRPDVALIWLSEPDVAFHWAGLGSQATLEALRAADAVLGRIIAWRDAQPDAAEIGLIILSDHGHVTGHGKMSLREELCRAGFRAGTGMAADVDVVVAPASAPGLWLRDAALAPQIADYLATQDWAGPLLARDPGILAPGRALPLSLLGSAHARSADLVVTFAGDEEPDHWGLPGRAPFDAPDVPDGGGMHGGLHRAELATVLVMQGGAFGVGIVAQEPADLTDIVPTLLHGMGLAGEGMEGRALRAAFRAADDAPPLRETLEAPGNFVLEAMRAAEGGRLYPTALRRTG; this is encoded by the coding sequence ATGAAACGCTGCCTCATGGTCGCCCTGGACGGGTTGCGGCCGGACATGGTCAACGCCGCCAACACGCCTAACCTGGCGGCGCTTGCGACGCGCGGTACACGCTTCGCCAACAGCCGCAGTGTCTTCCCTTCGGAGACGCGGGTCGCCACGCCTTCGCTCATCACCGGCTGTCGGCCAGGCGGGCATGGCATGGTGGCGAACACGCTGTTCGACGCCTCCGTGGCGCCGGACCGGCTGCTGCGGACCAAGCTGGTCGAGGATGTGCTGGCCATGGCCGCGGGCGGCGAGACGCCGCTGCAACGCCCGAGCCTGGGTGAGCGCCTGGCCCGGCAAGGCAAGAGCTTCGCCCTGGTCAGCGCCGGCACGGCCGGGGCCGCGCGGCTGCTGCACCCGGCGGCCGAGCGCCTGGGCAGCTTCCGCTGGAATGTCGAGGACATGGAAGGCGCCACCGCCGCCGAGGTGCGCGACGCGCTGGGCGCCACGCCCCCGCACGGCACGCCCAACACGGCTCGGGTGGAATTCGCCGGCCGCGTGCTGCTCGAACACGTCCTGCCGCGCCACCGGCCGGATGTGGCGCTGATCTGGCTCTCCGAACCGGACGTGGCGTTCCACTGGGCCGGCCTGGGTTCACAGGCGACGCTGGAGGCCCTGCGCGCGGCCGATGCCGTGCTGGGCCGCATCATCGCCTGGCGCGACGCACAGCCCGATGCGGCCGAGATCGGCCTCATCATCCTCTCCGACCACGGCCATGTCACCGGCCATGGCAAGATGTCCCTGCGCGAGGAACTGTGCCGCGCGGGCTTCCGCGCCGGCACGGGCATGGCGGCGGATGTGGATGTGGTGGTCGCCCCCGCCTCGGCGCCCGGGCTGTGGCTGCGGGACGCGGCGCTCGCCCCGCAGATCGCGGATTATCTTGCCACCCAGGACTGGGCCGGGCCGCTGCTGGCGCGCGACCCTGGCATCCTCGCCCCGGGCCGTGCCCTGCCGCTGTCGCTGCTGGGCAGCGCGCATGCGCGCAGCGCGGACCTCGTCGTCACCTTCGCGGGCGATGAAGAGCCAGACCATTGGGGCCTGCCCGGCCGCGCGCCCTTCGACGCGCCGGACGTGCCCGATGGTGGCGGCATGCATGGCGGGCTGCACCGCGCCGAACTCGCCACCGTTCTGGTCATGCAGGGCGGCGCCTTCGGCGTCGGCATTGTCGCCCAGGAACCCGCGGACCTCACCGACATCGTGCCCACGCTGCTGCACGGCATGGGGCTCGCGGGCGAGGGCATGGAGGGGCGCGCGCTGCGCGCCGCCTTCCGCGCCGCCGATGATGCGCCGCCGCTGCGCGAGACCCTCGAAGCGCCCGGCAATTTCGTGCTGGAGGCGATGCGCGCCGCGGAAGGTGGACGCCTCTACCCCACCGCGCTGCGCCGCACCGGATGA
- a CDS encoding glycosyltransferase family protein: protein MDLPQITPRRTRLAIISTFDELCGIAGYTRALEKQLSPHMDVTVFDLDQFLLRSPHRRVRQQADRHIQEIARALPAFDFVNIQLEYGTLGLTAERILRRLGWLLDAAPAVSITFHTMLEVSTGLRWAEAGAALARLRPHRAAAALVGGLRDDILARRAYGLLRRTERRKTLRLIAHNRRDARLLREVMGFRDVSHHPLSFVSASESETVRATAHRHDFPQLRHLPADAKLIGTFGFLSPYKGFETAVRALRLLPPDHHLLVFGGVHPQAIKRYATIDPYLDQILREGRVGRSVLDVLREEGAGGLRLEADAARVMETHPGDLGPRIHFMGVLDDAGFARAMAICDTVVMPYLEVGQTSSGAIALALNMGCRVVASRTRAFLQLARYFPDEIEFFDIGNYAELAQRVMAEPARDRRGVEMPFNTRTNAEMYVRLHAAPAAAQAGR, encoded by the coding sequence ATGGACCTGCCTCAGATCACGCCCCGGCGCACCCGGCTCGCCATCATCAGCACCTTCGACGAGCTTTGCGGCATCGCGGGCTACACCCGCGCGCTGGAGAAGCAGCTCTCACCGCACATGGACGTGACGGTGTTCGACCTCGACCAGTTTCTGCTGCGCAGCCCGCACCGGCGCGTGCGGCAGCAGGCGGACCGCCACATCCAGGAGATCGCGCGCGCCCTGCCCGCCTTTGACTTCGTGAACATCCAACTGGAATACGGCACGCTGGGCCTTACCGCGGAACGCATCCTGCGCCGGCTGGGCTGGCTGCTCGACGCCGCGCCGGCGGTCAGCATCACCTTCCACACCATGCTGGAGGTGAGCACCGGCCTGCGCTGGGCCGAAGCCGGCGCGGCACTGGCGCGGCTGCGGCCGCACCGCGCGGCGGCGGCGCTGGTGGGTGGGCTCCGCGACGACATTCTCGCCCGCCGCGCCTATGGGCTGCTGCGGCGCACGGAACGGCGCAAGACGCTGCGCCTCATCGCACACAACCGGCGGGATGCGCGGCTGCTGCGCGAGGTGATGGGCTTCCGCGACGTCTCCCATCACCCGCTCAGCTTCGTCAGCGCCAGCGAGAGCGAGACGGTCCGGGCCACCGCGCACCGGCATGACTTCCCGCAGCTGCGCCATTTGCCCGCGGATGCGAAGCTGATCGGCACCTTCGGCTTCCTCTCGCCCTACAAGGGGTTCGAGACGGCGGTGCGCGCGCTGCGCCTGCTGCCGCCCGACCACCACCTGCTGGTCTTCGGCGGTGTGCACCCGCAGGCCATCAAGCGGTACGCCACCATTGACCCCTACCTGGACCAGATCCTGCGCGAGGGTCGGGTGGGGCGCTCCGTGCTCGACGTTCTGCGCGAGGAGGGCGCGGGCGGACTGCGGCTGGAAGCCGATGCCGCGCGCGTGATGGAGACGCATCCCGGCGATCTCGGCCCACGCATCCATTTCATGGGCGTGCTGGACGATGCCGGCTTCGCACGCGCCATGGCCATCTGCGACACCGTCGTCATGCCTTACCTGGAGGTGGGCCAGACCAGCAGCGGCGCCATCGCGCTGGCGCTCAACATGGGTTGCCGCGTGGTGGCCAGTCGCACACGGGCCTTCCTCCAGCTCGCGCGCTATTTCCCCGACGAGATCGAGTTCTTCGACATCGGCAACTACGCAGAACTCGCCCAGCGCGTGATGGCCGAGCCCGCGCGCGACCGGCGCGGCGTCGAGATGCCCTTCAACACCCGCACCAATGCCGAGATGTATGTCCGCCTGCACGCAGCCCCCGCCGCGGCGCAGGCCGGGCGCTGA